TATCTGACCGAGCACCCGCACGAGTTGGACCACAACCGGGGCGGCGAGGTCTCCGGCGAGGAGGCCATGTCGAACCTCGACCGTGTCTACAAGACCTCCCGCGCGCTCTTCGACTCGGACGAGGAGTTCAAGGCGCGCGCCCGGGACCGGGTCGTGGCACTCCAGGCGGGCGACCCCGGGACCCGTGCCCACTGGCAGCGGTTCGTGGACGAGTCGAACATCTACTTCCACTCGGTGTTCGACCTGCTCGACATGGAGATCCGCGACGAGGACGTCGTCGGCGAGTCCGGCTACAACGACATGCTCGAAGAGACGTGCCGCATCCTTGAGGAGACGGGCGTCGCCGTCCGCTCCGACGGCGCGCTGTGCGTCTTCTTCGACGACGTGAAGGGCCCGGACGGCAATCCGACCCCGCTGATCGTCAAGAAGTCCAACGGCGGTTACGGGTACGCGGCCACCGACCTGTCCGCGATCCGCGACCGGGTCGGGAACCTGAAGGCGGACACCCTCCTGTACGTGGTGGACGCCCGCCAGTCGCTGCACTTCCGGATGGTCTTCGAGACCGCCCGCCGTGCGGGCTGGCTGAACGACCGGGTGAACGCCGTCCAGCTCGCCTTCGGCACCGTCCTCGGTAAGGACGGCAAGCCGTTCAAGACCCGTGAGGGTGAGACGGTGCGGCTGGTGGACCTGCTGGACGAGGCGGTCGAGCGCGCGTCGGCGGTGGTCCGGGAGAAGGCGAAGGACCTCACGGAGGACGAGATCGCCGAACGCGGCACACAGGTGGGCATCGGCGCGGTCAAGTACGCCGACCTGTCGACGTCCGCCGCGCGGGACTACAAGTTCGACCTGGACCAGATGGTGTCGCTGAACGGCGACACCAGCGTCTACATCCAGTACGCGTACGCCCGTACCCGGTCGATCTTCGGCAAGGCGGGCGACCGCACACCGGTCCCCCACCCCGAGCTCGAACTGGCCCCGGCGGAACGGGCCCTGGGCCTGCACCTGGACCAGTTCGGCGAGGTACTGACGGAGGCGGCGACGGCGTACGAACCGCACAAGCTGACCGCGTACCTGTACCAACTGTCGTCCCTCTTCACGACGTTCTACAGCGAATGCCCGGTGATCAAGCCGGCCCCGCCGCAGGAGGTCGCGGAGAACCGCCTCTTCCTCTGCGACCTGACGGCCCGCACCCTCCACCGGGGCATGGCACTGCTGGGCATCCGGACGCCCGAGCGGCTCTAGGGCCTGTCGGCTGGATCTTGCCGAGCATCACTCGAACGTGTCACTTTCCGAGGGCAGTTACTCTCCGCTACGCTTTGACTACGGCAAGTGGGCCGGTGTGGAGCGGTAGTGGAGAGGAACGGACATGAGCGGTGGCCACGGCGGCAAGCCCGACACGGCCGAGAGTGACGGGCACAAACCCGACCGGCCGATTCCCCCGCCCGATCCGAAGCGTCCGGAGACACCGAAGAGGTGAGCGGCGAAGGCTCTCCGGCCTGTCTCGCCCGGCAGTTGGCCGAGGCGGGCCGTCTCGGCGCCTCCTGGCGTGACACGTTCACCCGGGTCGACCGCGGGCTGTTCATTCCCGACCGGGTCTGGGTCCGTGGCGAGGGCGGCTACCACCCGGTCGACCGCGCCACCGAACCGGACCGTTGGCGCGCGCTCGTCCATGACGACCAGGCGCTGGTCACCCAGGTCGAGGACTACGAGGACAACAACGCCCACGACGACAGCGCGACGGCGACACCGACCGCGCTCGCGCTCGTCCCGTCCAGCTCCGCGAGCATGCCGCGCGTCGTGGCCCTCATGCTCGACCAACTCGCGGTGACCGACGGCATGACGGTCCTGGAGGCCGGCACCGGCACCGGTTACAACGCCGCGCTGCTCGCCGCCCGGCTGGGCGACCAGAACGTGGTGTCCGTCGAGATGGACCCCCGCCTCGCCGACACCGCCCGCGCCCGCCTGAAGGACGCCGGCCGCACCCCCACCGTCATCACCGGGGACGGCGACCGGGGCTGGCCGGCCCGCGCGCCGTACGACCGGGTCATCGCCACGTACGCGCTCCACACCGTGCCGTACGCCTTCGTGGAACAGACCACGCCCGGTGGGGTGATCGTGCTGCCGTGGGGCACCGGCCTCTACAACGGTGTCCTTCTGCGCCTCACCGTGGCCGACGACGGCACGGCGAGCGGCCCCGTCGTCGGCGACTGCGCCTTCATGTGGAACCGGCAGGAGGCCCCCGAGCGCGATGTGATGGCCACCGTCCGGGCCACGGACGCGAACGACGCCACGGCCGCCCGCACGCGCCTCGACCCCCGCGAGGTCTTCGGGGACGAGAACGCCGCGTTCAGCGCGGGCGTCCTCGTCCCCGAGTGCCGTTACGCCGTGGGCCACGGCCCGGACGGCGAGTTCACCGTCT
Above is a window of Streptomyces sp. NBC_01498 DNA encoding:
- the argS gene encoding arginine--tRNA ligase, with amino-acid sequence MAPVTSLASTVDQRIADALSAALPEAGPADPLLRRSDRADFQANGMLALAKKLKGNPRELATKVVDALAGGGLFKEVEVSGPGFLNITVTDRAIIETLAARLADDRLGVPYATDPGTTVIDYAQPNVAKEMHVGHLRSAVIGAAMVEILEFTGENVVRRHHIGDWGTQFGMLIQYLTEHPHELDHNRGGEVSGEEAMSNLDRVYKTSRALFDSDEEFKARARDRVVALQAGDPGTRAHWQRFVDESNIYFHSVFDLLDMEIRDEDVVGESGYNDMLEETCRILEETGVAVRSDGALCVFFDDVKGPDGNPTPLIVKKSNGGYGYAATDLSAIRDRVGNLKADTLLYVVDARQSLHFRMVFETARRAGWLNDRVNAVQLAFGTVLGKDGKPFKTREGETVRLVDLLDEAVERASAVVREKAKDLTEDEIAERGTQVGIGAVKYADLSTSAARDYKFDLDQMVSLNGDTSVYIQYAYARTRSIFGKAGDRTPVPHPELELAPAERALGLHLDQFGEVLTEAATAYEPHKLTAYLYQLSSLFTTFYSECPVIKPAPPQEVAENRLFLCDLTARTLHRGMALLGIRTPERL
- a CDS encoding methyltransferase domain-containing protein, with product MSGEGSPACLARQLAEAGRLGASWRDTFTRVDRGLFIPDRVWVRGEGGYHPVDRATEPDRWRALVHDDQALVTQVEDYEDNNAHDDSATATPTALALVPSSSASMPRVVALMLDQLAVTDGMTVLEAGTGTGYNAALLAARLGDQNVVSVEMDPRLADTARARLKDAGRTPTVITGDGDRGWPARAPYDRVIATYALHTVPYAFVEQTTPGGVIVLPWGTGLYNGVLLRLTVADDGTASGPVVGDCAFMWNRQEAPERDVMATVRATDANDATAARTRLDPREVFGDENAAFSAGVLVPECRYAVGHGPDGEFTVWLADRTTGSWASVDHVPGATGFDVRQHGPRRLWDEVESAYARWRRAGSPDRARYGLTVTPTGRRLWLDSPETPAP